The Borrelia hispanica CRI genomic sequence TCAAGTCCTGAACCTGGTAAAGTTCTACATAAACAACTTACAGCACATTTTCTTAACATGAATACTGGCTTTTCTCTCCAAATAGGTGTGTTCTTAAAATACTCACTAAGTAAAACAGAAAAACTATAACGAATACCATCATCTGATTTGAAAAAAGCTGTACACTGCCAATCTTCTTGTATCGCCTTATTACCTTTAGAATCAATCTTAAGAGATTTAACCAATTTCTCTTCAAAGTCAAGATCATACTTGTTATATCCAGCTTCATATGCACGTATAAGCAATGTTTGATATGCTACTACAACTGTATAACGTCCATTGAATGGTATTATGTATGCTTCCTTCTTAAATGGATTTAATTTGTTTACTTGTAATAAAGTTAAAATTTCTCGTTCTGAATAAGCATCTATCTTGTTAAGATTATGCATAATCTTGTATGTTTCCCATACTTCTGCAATATTACTTGAATTCATTTTATCTATTATTACATCTACTGTATTTGGTGATTGATTTTTTAATATATCATTTTTACTCATAATAATTTAACTCCTTATTTTTGTATATGTTTTACATACATAATAATATACAATAAAAATTATTTTTTGTCAACTTTTATTCAAAAAAAACATACTTAAAAAAGTTTAGCCCTTACTTAAAAAGACTTAAAAAGTATTCTTAAGTAAGGGCCAAAATCCACTTAATATGAACATATACATTAAGGTAGATCAACCATGATCTAACTATGAGTACTATTACTTTATCTCAAATATCAATTAAAATCAATTAGTATTTTACAACAAAAACAAAAAAGTTTAACCCTTACTTAAAAAGACTTAAAAAGCATTCTTAAGTAAGAGCCAAAATCCACTTAATATGAACATATACATTAAGGTAGATCAATCATGATCTACCTATGAGTACTACTACTTTATCTCAAATATCAATTAAAATCAATTAGTACTCTTACATAAAAATGATATTAGTAATAACTACAACTATGAATAGACAACATGCCAATATAGTGTTTATTCATAATTTATTTACATTTTTTTAACAAATTAATTAATAAAGATTAAAGTTTTTATATTAATAATATTTAATCAAACTCACTTCTACTCTTTAAATTTTTTTAAAAACTTTTCAATTATCTCTTTTTCATTTTCAAAAAGCATATCTAACAAATATCCTGTAAACTTAGAATTTTTTTTATAAAAATCATAACTTGCTTGTTTTTTAAGTTGAAATCTTAAGGGCTTTATTTTGTTTTGTTTTGATTTTCGTACCGTTTTACTTCCTTCATGGCCTATTAAATCTAATGCATTATGAATACCATTTTCAATAATATAATTCTCTTCAATAATACCATCGTGTAATGCATTAGCTAGTCTCAAGTACGCATACGCTTGAGTTTTAGCTACTTTATAGTCTTTAATAAAACCTTCAAAACTTTTATAATTATCCAGCTTATAATACTCATTATCTTTTATTTCTTTTAAAATTTTCATACTCTCTACTTTGTAATAAATTTCTCTTTTGAAATTTTCTTTTAATTTATCTTTTAAAGAATTATAATAATTTCTTACATCTTGTTGTTCTTCTTTATTTGCTAGAACTCTGTCATTTATCTTTATATTCATATTTAACACTTACACATAGTTCAGATCCTGAACCATACATGCTTACTCCTTTATATGTATAAAATTAAACCTTTTAAACTTTATTAAATTTACTTTTATATTATTTGTTTTTTTTAAAAAGAACATCTAATACACCTTGATATTCCTTCATATAATCTTTATTCAAATCAAAAATATTATTTTCTGCGATTTTCTTATTTAAATCCTCTCGTTCTGATATAA encodes the following:
- a CDS encoding chromosome replication/partitioning protein, yielding MNIKINDRVLANKEEQQDVRNYYNSLKDKLKENFKREIYYKVESMKILKEIKDNEYYKLDNYKSFEGFIKDYKVAKTQAYAYLRLANALHDGIIEENYIIENGIHNALDLIGHEGSKTVRKSKQNKIKPLRFQLKKQASYDFYKKNSKFTGYLLDMLFENEKEIIEKFLKKFKE
- a CDS encoding recombinase RecT is translated as MSKNDILKNQSPNTVDVIIDKMNSSNIAEVWETYKIMHNLNKIDAYSEREILTLLQVNKLNPFKKEAYIIPFNGRYTVVVAYQTLLIRAYEAGYNKYDLDFEEKLVKSLKIDSKGNKAIQEDWQCTAFFKSDDGIRYSFSVLLSEYFKNTPIWREKPVFMLRKCAVSCLCRTLPGSGL